One part of the Spiroplasma turonicum genome encodes these proteins:
- the rpsB gene encoding 30S ribosomal protein S2: MIKDLTREQLWDAGAQYGHQTKRWNPKMKPYIYNSKNKNHIIDLQKTVRKLEDVKKLISQIAAKKEKIIFVGTKRTAKQAVKESAIRSGNFYINSRWLGGTLTNMKTISLRIKALWDIENEEKTGKINLRPKKEQILIKKEKVKLEKLLGGIKQMHKLPAAMFVVDPKTDEIAVKEARKLRIPVIAICDTNVDPDMVDYVIPANDDIQESVNIITNYIAELYGDFAGIKLAPTTLKFVAQKKEDYKPRENNYNRNNNYEQRNYQQNNNKEAEAAKQPVDSEKSVEVKEEK, encoded by the coding sequence ATGATTAAAGATTTAACAAGAGAACAATTATGAGATGCAGGAGCTCAATATGGACATCAAACTAAAAGATGAAATCCAAAAATGAAGCCTTACATCTACAATTCAAAAAATAAAAATCACATTATAGATTTACAAAAAACAGTTAGAAAACTTGAAGATGTAAAAAAATTAATCTCACAAATTGCTGCAAAAAAAGAAAAAATTATTTTTGTAGGTACTAAAAGAACTGCTAAACAAGCTGTAAAAGAATCTGCTATAAGAAGTGGAAACTTTTATATAAATTCAAGATGATTAGGCGGAACTTTAACTAATATGAAAACAATTTCTCTAAGAATAAAAGCTTTATGAGATATTGAAAATGAAGAAAAAACAGGAAAAATAAACTTAAGACCTAAAAAAGAGCAAATTTTAATAAAAAAAGAAAAAGTTAAATTAGAAAAACTATTGGGTGGGATAAAACAAATGCATAAACTTCCTGCTGCTATGTTTGTTGTAGACCCTAAAACTGATGAAATTGCTGTAAAAGAAGCTAGAAAATTAAGAATACCAGTAATAGCAATTTGTGATACAAATGTTGACCCAGATATGGTTGATTATGTTATTCCTGCAAATGATGATATTCAAGAGTCAGTTAACATAATAACTAATTACATCGCTGAATTATATGGTGACTTTGCAGGTATTAAATTAGCACCAACAACTTTAAAATTTGTTGCACAAAAAAAAGAAGATTATAAACCAAGAGAAAATAATTATAATAGAAACAACAATTATGAACAAAGAAACTATCAACAAAATAATAACAAAGAAGCAGAAGCTGCAAAACAACCTGTTGATTCTGAAAAAAGTGTTGAAGTTAAGGAGGAAAAATAA
- a CDS encoding ferritin-like domain-containing protein: MKNEIKKDLEEYILEHAKMQYTCFDLSVQCLKLGYNGFAHFFQVQAQDEFLHQRRIIKYLSERDQLFEIKSVSIEKNNCNSIIEVLETYKKHREHFAELTSKYYKNASNLDDFVTSKFYDWFLIDFYEEIAETKDLIDGLKLSNSDHYKADIKASERIAPNTDPVVDPFAPHQ, translated from the coding sequence ATGAAAAATGAAATAAAAAAAGACTTAGAAGAATATATTTTAGAACATGCTAAAATGCAATACACTTGTTTTGACTTAAGTGTTCAATGTTTAAAACTTGGTTATAATGGATTTGCACACTTTTTCCAAGTACAAGCTCAAGATGAATTCTTACATCAAAGAAGAATTATAAAATATTTATCTGAAAGGGATCAATTATTTGAAATTAAATCAGTTAGCATTGAAAAAAATAATTGCAATTCAATTATAGAAGTGCTTGAAACTTATAAAAAACATAGAGAACATTTTGCAGAATTGACTTCAAAATATTATAAAAACGCGTCAAACTTAGATGATTTTGTAACATCAAAATTTTATGACTGATTCTTAATTGATTTTTATGAGGAAATTGCAGAAACTAAGGATTTAATTGATGGATTAAAACTATCAAATAGTGATCATTATAAAGCTGACATTAAAGCATCAGAAAGAATAGCTCCTAACACTGACCCTGTTGTAGATCCATTTGCACCACATCAATAA
- a CDS encoding J domain-containing protein — MGNYLFLYVIAAIAILILTILIIFNKLNKKSLNSKLKTFKKEFIRNKTFNVIDLNLTENINKYPFLSNFNNIKKQVNIIDLVQELIKKQEVYYNYWTNIEYDLFSYLEVLSYENGIKIPDNDFIEIYKQFAEQSFTIYKKYYLQSVIPLIIFNFQNFDTIDIKFKDNDSKIDKYFIMFCEDLIEMNKIIKESISYSKYIKDESTSNSYNNYNNNYRNINIDEEQEKLINAYKVLGSKPSDDNQTIKKNYRKLAKEYHPDRNKSSNAKRKMAEINNAYDLIMQFRNK; from the coding sequence ATGGGAAACTACCTTTTTTTATATGTTATAGCAGCAATAGCAATACTTATTTTAACTATTTTAATTATTTTTAATAAATTAAATAAGAAAAGCTTAAATTCAAAATTAAAGACATTCAAAAAAGAGTTTATTCGTAATAAAACATTTAATGTTATTGATTTGAATTTAACTGAAAATATAAATAAATACCCGTTTTTATCAAATTTCAACAACATAAAAAAACAAGTTAATATAATTGATTTAGTTCAAGAATTAATAAAAAAACAAGAGGTATACTATAATTACTGAACTAATATAGAGTATGATTTATTTTCTTATTTAGAAGTCTTGAGTTATGAAAATGGAATAAAAATTCCAGACAATGACTTTATTGAAATTTATAAACAATTTGCTGAACAAAGTTTTACCATTTATAAAAAATACTACCTTCAATCTGTTATACCTTTAATTATTTTTAATTTCCAAAATTTTGATACAATTGATATTAAATTTAAGGACAATGATTCTAAAATTGATAAATATTTTATAATGTTTTGTGAAGACTTAATTGAAATGAATAAAATTATTAAAGAATCAATTAGTTATAGTAAATATATTAAGGATGAAAGCACAAGTAATTCATATAATAATTATAATAATAATTATAGAAATATAAATATTGATGAAGAGCAAGAAAAACTTATAAATGCTTATAAGGTTTTAGGTTCAAAACCATCTGACGACAATCAAACAATAAAGAAAAATTATAGAAAACTTGCAAAAGAGTACCACCCTGATAGAAATAAATCTAGCAATGCAAAAAGAAAAATGGCAGAAATAAATAATGCCTATGATCTAATAATGCAATTCAGAAATAAATAA
- the rpmA gene encoding 50S ribosomal protein L27 → MKFLLGLQFFASKKGVGSTKNGRDSESKRLGAKKSDGQFANAGSIIFRQRGTKIHPGLNVGRGGDDTLFALISGVVKYQRFGKNRTKVSVLPK, encoded by the coding sequence ATGAAATTTTTATTAGGTTTACAGTTCTTCGCTTCTAAAAAGGGTGTTGGATCAACTAAAAACGGTAGAGATTCAGAATCAAAAAGATTAGGGGCTAAAAAGTCAGATGGACAATTTGCTAATGCAGGTTCAATAATTTTTAGACAAAGAGGTACAAAAATACACCCAGGTCTTAATGTTGGTAGAGGTGGAGATGACACTTTATTTGCATTAATATCAGGTGTTGTTAAGTACCAAAGATTTGGAAAAAACAGAACAAAAGTTAGTGTTTTACCAAAATAA
- a CDS encoding ribosomal-processing cysteine protease Prp yields the protein MIIAEFVYVDKTINNFNVRGHANFDNYGKDIVCSAVTGIVSGALNAFDSLYNDCFKIDVKTNKISVNILKNTKEVSILLNFLLIQLETISTQYPENFIIKKVGE from the coding sequence ATGATTATAGCTGAATTTGTTTACGTAGACAAAACTATTAATAATTTTAATGTTAGAGGTCATGCCAACTTTGATAATTATGGCAAAGACATTGTATGTTCTGCTGTAACGGGTATAGTATCTGGTGCATTAAATGCATTTGATTCTCTTTATAATGATTGTTTTAAAATTGATGTTAAAACAAATAAAATTAGTGTTAATATATTGAAGAACACAAAAGAAGTAAGTATCTTATTAAACTTCTTGTTAATACAACTGGAAACAATATCAACTCAATATCCAGAGAATTTTATAATAAAAAAGGTAGGTGAATAA
- the rsmI gene encoding 16S rRNA (cytidine(1402)-2'-O)-methyltransferase has product MLKIQNTFKNNNKTIYLVGTPIGNLDDISLRAIEVLKNSDLIYCEDKRVSINLLNKYSIKTRLKTLHKFNEQEEFDYFKTEINDYNKISIISDAGVPCISDPGMYFVNSILNFYDDINITAVNAGPAYIHTLLVSGFISYKNIFLGFLKKNTNDEIIEQINNNSTIVCFYESVHRIITRINSLSLLLPLETNIVIGREISKINEQFIHGTLEEVKAYLNSNDFIAKGEFSIVLDLSNIKILDNISENKIEELVLSLKTNGLTNKDIIKELHQKYKINKNTLSNIIYKLKK; this is encoded by the coding sequence ATGCTTAAAATACAAAATACATTTAAAAATAATAATAAAACTATATATTTAGTTGGTACGCCAATAGGAAATTTAGATGATATTTCTTTAAGAGCAATAGAAGTTTTAAAAAACTCGGATTTGATATATTGTGAAGATAAAAGAGTAAGTATAAATCTCTTAAACAAATATAGCATTAAAACGCGTTTAAAAACTTTACATAAATTTAATGAGCAAGAAGAATTTGATTACTTTAAAACTGAAATTAATGATTACAATAAAATATCTATTATATCTGATGCAGGTGTGCCATGCATTTCAGACCCTGGAATGTATTTTGTTAATAGCATTTTAAACTTTTATGATGACATAAATATAACGGCTGTAAATGCAGGACCAGCGTATATTCATACTTTATTGGTCAGTGGTTTTATATCTTATAAAAATATTTTTTTAGGGTTTTTAAAAAAGAACACAAATGATGAAATAATTGAACAAATCAACAATAATTCAACTATAGTTTGTTTTTATGAGTCTGTTCATAGAATTATTACTAGAATTAATTCACTTTCTTTATTATTGCCATTAGAAACAAATATTGTTATAGGTAGAGAAATATCAAAAATAAATGAACAATTTATTCATGGAACCTTAGAAGAAGTTAAAGCATATTTAAATAGCAATGATTTTATTGCTAAAGGTGAGTTTTCAATTGTACTAGATTTATCAAATATAAAGATTTTAGATAATATTAGTGAAAACAAAATTGAAGAACTTGTACTATCTTTAAAAACCAATGGTCTTACAAATAAAGATATTATTAAAGAATTACACCAAAAATATAAGATTAATAAAAATACTTTATCAAATATTATATACAAATTAAAAAAATAA
- the greA gene encoding transcription elongation factor GreA — protein MTEKDIILTSEGREELEKELSNLINVIRPQVIEELVEARAQGDLSENADYDAARNRQAEVEARIKEIETMLSKAKIIEDSNNLNKEIKVGTTVTFQNLKTKKEMTVKIVGVIEADPFESKISNESPLAKAMLGKSTNDTCEVRELKEPYKILIKDIK, from the coding sequence ATGACCGAAAAAGATATAATTTTAACTTCTGAAGGTAGGGAAGAATTAGAAAAAGAATTATCAAACTTAATTAATGTTATTAGACCTCAAGTTATTGAGGAGTTAGTTGAAGCAAGAGCACAAGGTGATTTATCTGAAAATGCAGACTATGATGCAGCTAGAAATAGACAAGCAGAAGTAGAAGCAAGAATAAAAGAAATTGAAACCATGCTTTCAAAGGCTAAAATAATTGAAGATTCAAACAATCTTAATAAAGAAATAAAAGTTGGAACTACTGTAACTTTTCAGAATTTAAAAACAAAAAAAGAAATGACTGTTAAAATAGTTGGTGTTATTGAAGCTGATCCATTTGAATCAAAAATATCAAATGAATCACCACTTGCTAAAGCAATGCTGGGTAAAAGTACTAATGATACTTGCGAAGTAAGAGAACTAAAAGAACCATACAAGATTTTGATAAAAGATATAAAATAA
- the uvrC gene encoding excinuclease ABC subunit UvrC, which produces MNDKIKTIPDKPGCYIYLNNNNKVIYVGKAKNLKKRVSSYFNKAHNFKTTKLVREIKDLNTIVTANEKEALILEQNLIKKYKPKYNVVLNDDKKYPYISITNEKDPTYIYTRNYDPKNKISFGPLPEGSSARNILRTLERVYPLRRCKGNLGKPCINYHIDQCSGACFKNVDKSYYDKQIENVKKVFNKGGTELKNLLKQKMIKAAENLQFEEAQRIKEIIQHLGFTTVDQFVDFSESFNKDIFGYFHDEKYISFTVLFYRNGKLISKDSMVFESDYENLQELFESFVMQVYQKNMIPDLIILPPNFSVGSLSLIFTNKISNLVDKISVKLVELANENAKEFLIEKIKYKNQKSVLYDELLEKVQHSLDLPTIPNHIEMFDVANILDEFVTGAMVVFKNGLPSYNDFRKFNIDIEYKDDYHRMQNMIYRRYQKDFNKPENLPDLIIMDGGKIQVNAAISQLELLDLSIPIIGLVKNDKHKTDHILNWNNKIINLDKTSEEFLFLEKIQDRVHNFAIAGFRKRKLKGVTKDELSEVKGVGPKLLNKINTEFKDRSHFYSLNEQDLKEFIKNETTFKNVLNFLKNKKKK; this is translated from the coding sequence ATGAATGATAAAATTAAAACTATACCAGATAAGCCAGGTTGTTATATATATTTAAATAATAATAACAAGGTTATTTATGTTGGAAAAGCTAAAAACTTAAAAAAAAGAGTTTCTAGTTACTTTAATAAAGCCCATAATTTTAAAACTACAAAGCTTGTTAGAGAAATAAAAGATCTTAATACAATAGTAACTGCAAATGAAAAAGAAGCCTTAATATTAGAACAAAATTTAATAAAAAAATATAAACCAAAATATAATGTTGTATTAAATGATGATAAAAAATATCCTTATATTTCAATAACTAATGAAAAAGATCCAACCTACATCTATACAAGAAATTATGACCCTAAAAATAAGATATCCTTTGGTCCTCTTCCAGAAGGTTCTAGTGCAAGAAATATTCTAAGAACTTTAGAAAGAGTTTATCCATTAAGAAGGTGTAAAGGTAATCTTGGCAAACCATGTATAAATTATCATATAGACCAATGTTCTGGAGCTTGTTTTAAAAATGTTGATAAATCTTATTATGATAAACAAATTGAAAATGTAAAAAAAGTTTTTAACAAAGGAGGTACTGAGTTAAAAAACTTATTAAAACAAAAAATGATAAAGGCAGCAGAAAATCTTCAGTTTGAAGAAGCACAAAGAATAAAAGAAATTATTCAACATTTAGGGTTCACAACAGTTGATCAATTTGTAGACTTTAGTGAAAGTTTTAATAAAGATATCTTTGGATACTTTCATGATGAAAAGTACATATCATTTACAGTTTTATTTTATAGAAACGGTAAGTTAATTTCTAAAGATAGTATGGTATTTGAAAGTGATTATGAAAATTTACAAGAATTATTTGAAAGTTTTGTTATGCAAGTTTATCAAAAAAATATGATACCAGACTTAATAATTCTCCCCCCCAATTTTTCTGTTGGAAGTCTATCTTTAATTTTTACAAATAAAATATCAAATTTAGTTGATAAAATATCAGTAAAACTTGTTGAATTAGCAAATGAAAATGCAAAAGAATTTTTAATAGAAAAAATAAAATATAAAAATCAAAAATCTGTTCTATATGATGAATTGCTTGAAAAAGTTCAACACTCTTTAGATTTACCAACCATACCTAACCATATTGAAATGTTTGATGTTGCAAACATATTAGATGAATTTGTAACTGGTGCAATGGTAGTTTTCAAAAATGGTCTTCCAAGTTATAATGATTTTAGAAAATTTAATATTGATATAGAATATAAAGATGACTATCACAGAATGCAAAATATGATATATAGAAGATATCAAAAAGATTTTAATAAACCTGAAAACCTACCTGATTTAATAATTATGGATGGAGGAAAAATACAAGTAAATGCAGCAATTTCTCAATTAGAATTATTAGACTTAAGCATACCAATAATTGGTCTTGTTAAAAATGATAAGCATAAAACAGATCATATATTAAATTGAAACAATAAAATTATTAATTTAGATAAAACAAGTGAAGAATTCTTATTTTTAGAAAAAATACAAGATAGAGTACATAATTTTGCAATAGCTGGTTTTAGAAAAAGAAAATTAAAAGGTGTCACCAAAGATGAACTATCAGAAGTTAAAGGAGTTGGACCAAAGTTATTAAATAAAATAAATACTGAATTTAAAGATAGAAGTCATTTTTATAGTTTAAATGAACAAGATTTAAAAGAATTTATTAAAAATGAAACCACTTTCAAGAATGTATTAAATTTTTTAAAAAACAAGAAAAAAAAATAA
- a CDS encoding DNA translocase FtsK, translating to MDNFNNNNNNSDRTSAFTIQRKQRRPDSVSWIISALFLFFTNIISIGRITIVGQFLDDVVFTFPFGWFKYFLYLLIFIIAFSIYFGIKFKVKKRFIAMLFTTFVVLCWLISSILFIIAYASESKNFVVDNYWTKSIFLDSIKSYTNNWYSNSLWNTEHNLIIANPDSYFTLWAGGGIIGTTLCGVSSYLTIFGALLIALFFLFINSLWIFTGDPLYVLKPKRLRKTNRLRILSLKKQHVNVDNGKPKKAKKRSGFNLFTLINVDNEETFDERQILSSIKESDITIELPSFNRKRKEEIYEDTAENFYKGDFSELNNLDYNNNLDFENMHNNNYYESNRGFHPVQEHNYENSYQINEQSNYDNDFQNNQNFIQPRPLENKNNIDNSSSLNEEARKKFNLESNLTPFGGNGHTLEVASELRRLNKNKDKSNVLEQTGQITLDQYINEVKEERSEKNIYSRYDNYTSPIQDEFARTIVNGQGNYGFQNNQSRKIEVDKRKASEKKLFVNESYRLPNIDVLKKNTDDEREYAILSEYAGKKAKLIEETFNQFGVNAKVVNINIGPSVTKYEVQPSAGTKVNSITSLENDLKLALASQSLRIEAPIQGKSAVGLEVPNESTMIVGLRNVIENAPIQKINSKLLFAIGKTVTGDFLFGELDKMPHLLVAGSTGSGKSVMINGIISSFLMRSKPHEVKFLMIDPKKVELSIYSDIPHLLAPVISDMNLANNALKKVISEMERRYALFTSASAKNIEGYNSKQHKNENKLPYYVIIIDELADLMMTANKKDVEDSIMRLTQMARAAGIHLIVATQRPSTDVLTGVIKSNIPTRIAFSVASSIDSRTILDSMGAEKLIGKGDLLYMAPGSNFLTRAQGTFISDEEIEKLVLHCRSQQQQVFDEEFLTLEEDYNNMVNTQLVQKDPLFNEVKTYIINEQKASTSLIQRKFSIGYNRAAKIIDELEMCGIIGPQNGAKPREVYLKNEELY from the coding sequence ATGGATAACTTTAACAATAATAACAACAACTCTGACAGAACTTCTGCATTCACAATACAAAGAAAACAAAGAAGACCAGATTCTGTGTCTTGAATTATTAGTGCATTATTTTTATTCTTTACAAATATTATTTCAATTGGAAGAATAACAATTGTTGGTCAATTTCTAGATGACGTAGTTTTTACTTTCCCTTTTGGTTGATTTAAATATTTCTTGTACTTGTTAATTTTTATAATTGCATTCTCAATTTATTTTGGTATTAAATTTAAAGTTAAAAAAAGATTTATAGCTATGTTATTTACGACTTTTGTTGTTTTATGTTGACTAATAAGCTCAATTTTATTCATAATTGCTTACGCTAGTGAGTCAAAAAACTTTGTTGTAGATAATTATTGAACAAAGTCTATTTTTTTAGATTCTATAAAATCATATACAAATAATTGATATAGTAACTCTTTATGAAATACCGAACATAATCTTATAATTGCTAATCCAGATAGTTATTTTACATTGTGAGCTGGTGGGGGTATCATCGGTACCACTCTATGTGGTGTCTCATCTTATTTAACAATATTTGGTGCTTTATTAATTGCTTTATTCTTTTTATTTATAAACTCTTTATGAATATTTACTGGTGATCCATTATATGTTTTAAAACCAAAAAGACTAAGAAAAACAAACAGATTAAGAATATTATCATTAAAAAAACAACATGTTAATGTAGATAATGGAAAACCAAAAAAAGCTAAAAAAAGAAGTGGCTTTAATCTATTTACTTTGATAAATGTTGATAATGAAGAAACATTTGATGAAAGACAAATTCTTTCATCAATTAAAGAATCTGATATAACTATTGAACTACCTAGTTTCAATAGAAAACGTAAAGAAGAAATTTATGAAGACACTGCAGAAAATTTTTACAAAGGTGACTTTTCTGAATTAAATAATTTAGATTACAATAACAATTTAGATTTTGAAAACATGCATAATAATAACTATTATGAATCAAATAGAGGTTTTCATCCAGTTCAAGAACATAACTATGAAAACAGTTATCAAATTAATGAACAATCAAATTATGATAATGATTTTCAAAATAATCAAAACTTTATTCAACCAAGACCTTTAGAAAATAAAAATAATATTGATAATTCAAGTTCTTTAAATGAAGAGGCAAGAAAAAAATTTAACCTAGAATCTAACCTTACTCCTTTTGGAGGAAATGGTCACACATTGGAAGTCGCAAGCGAATTAAGAAGACTTAATAAAAATAAGGATAAATCTAACGTTTTAGAGCAAACAGGTCAAATAACTTTAGATCAATATATTAATGAAGTTAAAGAAGAACGTAGTGAAAAAAATATTTATAGTAGATATGACAATTATACCTCACCAATTCAAGATGAATTTGCAAGAACAATTGTAAATGGTCAAGGAAATTATGGTTTTCAAAATAATCAGTCAAGAAAAATAGAGGTTGACAAAAGAAAAGCGTCAGAAAAAAAACTATTTGTAAATGAATCTTATAGGTTACCAAATATTGATGTACTTAAAAAAAATACTGATGATGAAAGAGAGTATGCAATTCTTAGTGAATATGCAGGTAAAAAAGCAAAGCTTATTGAAGAAACTTTTAATCAATTTGGGGTTAATGCAAAAGTTGTTAACATTAACATTGGTCCAAGTGTTACTAAATATGAAGTTCAACCTTCTGCCGGAACAAAAGTTAATTCAATAACTAGTCTTGAAAATGATTTAAAATTAGCTTTAGCAAGTCAAAGTCTAAGAATTGAAGCTCCAATACAAGGAAAATCAGCAGTTGGACTTGAAGTCCCAAATGAATCAACAATGATTGTTGGTTTAAGAAATGTAATAGAAAATGCCCCAATACAAAAAATTAATTCAAAACTATTATTTGCAATTGGTAAAACTGTAACTGGTGATTTTTTATTTGGTGAATTAGATAAAATGCCTCACCTATTAGTTGCGGGTTCAACAGGTAGTGGTAAATCAGTTATGATTAATGGAATAATAAGCTCATTTCTTATGAGATCTAAACCTCATGAAGTAAAATTTTTAATGATAGACCCTAAAAAAGTTGAACTATCTATTTACTCTGATATTCCTCATTTATTAGCTCCAGTAATTAGTGATATGAATCTAGCCAATAATGCATTAAAAAAAGTTATTAGTGAAATGGAAAGAAGATATGCATTATTTACAAGTGCAAGCGCAAAAAATATTGAAGGTTATAACTCTAAACAACATAAAAATGAAAACAAACTTCCATATTATGTAATAATAATCGATGAATTAGCAGATTTAATGATGACTGCAAATAAAAAAGATGTTGAAGATTCTATAATGAGATTAACTCAAATGGCAAGAGCTGCTGGAATTCATTTAATTGTAGCTACACAAAGACCATCAACAGATGTTCTTACTGGAGTTATAAAATCAAACATACCTACTAGAATAGCATTCTCTGTTGCTTCATCAATTGATTCAAGAACAATATTAGATTCAATGGGTGCTGAAAAATTAATAGGTAAAGGTGATTTACTTTATATGGCACCAGGAAGTAATTTTTTAACAAGAGCTCAAGGTACTTTTATTAGCGATGAAGAAATTGAAAAGTTAGTTTTACATTGTAGATCACAACAACAACAAGTTTTTGATGAAGAATTCTTGACATTAGAAGAAGATTATAATAATATGGTTAATACACAATTAGTTCAAAAAGACCCATTATTCAATGAAGTAAAAACTTACATTATTAATGAACAAAAAGCTTCAACAAGTTTAATACAAAGAAAATTTAGTATTGGTTATAATAGAGCTGCAAAAATAATTGATGAACTTGAAATGTGTGGAATCATAGGACCTCAGAATGGTGCTAAACCTAGAGAAGTATACTTAAAAAATGAAGAATTATATTAA
- a CDS encoding ribonuclease J, producing MAEIKFMALGGQDERGKNLFIVSVDEQLFVFDSGMKFPERSVLGIDVIIPNFDFLKENAKKIKGIFISNPSSSNAGSISYILRDVDVPVYCNELTTIVLKYRNLKYRIKNRENNFKIIKDKDILKFDKNVSVEVFRTTSMFPESFGFAIHTKDGSIVYAGDYIMDGTEQSYFSTDMNHLAQISKKGVLTLISDSEFASRLGYTVPNHRIEKFIVGPMKNKKNRLVLGLFEEDVFKLFEIIAQAKQNDRKIAIYGKTIAKIIEAKTVQESLQLYEKDIITTEEFMNSTDGVLVITGAGDLLYSRLAKIAAGNDEVVEFTENDTIILATPPSAGVEKRHAEILDELARTNAHLIALSDKNIWTMRASYEDIKLMTRIMKPKSFIPVKGLYKDFLSAEKAAIEAGVKSENIELVKNGQVLKVFPDGKLVVSNQKIKTADIFVDGIGAGDIGAIVLNERKQLATDGAVIIGANLNDKTKELCSLIDIQMRGVVYIVDDNPIFKLMQKQIVDLITRAKDDWKLKPESFDINQIKKDIVSKVRSIIKQETGKQPIVLVIVNELSGINYEPKIRQKSNQ from the coding sequence ATGGCAGAAATTAAATTTATGGCCTTAGGTGGCCAAGATGAAAGAGGTAAAAATCTTTTCATTGTGAGCGTAGATGAACAACTTTTTGTTTTTGATTCAGGAATGAAATTTCCAGAAAGAAGTGTATTGGGAATAGATGTTATAATACCAAATTTTGACTTTTTAAAAGAAAATGCAAAAAAAATTAAAGGTATATTTATATCAAATCCAAGTTCAAGTAATGCAGGATCAATTAGTTATATCTTAAGAGATGTTGATGTTCCTGTTTATTGCAACGAACTTACAACAATAGTATTAAAATATAGAAACTTGAAGTATAGAATAAAAAACAGAGAAAATAATTTTAAAATAATAAAAGACAAAGACATTCTAAAATTTGATAAAAATGTTTCAGTTGAAGTTTTTAGAACAACTTCTATGTTCCCAGAATCATTCGGATTTGCAATTCACACAAAAGATGGAAGTATTGTTTATGCAGGTGATTATATAATGGATGGAACAGAGCAATCTTATTTTTCAACAGACATGAATCACTTAGCACAAATTTCAAAAAAAGGAGTTCTTACTTTAATTTCGGACTCTGAGTTTGCTTCAAGACTTGGTTACACAGTACCTAATCATAGAATTGAAAAATTTATAGTTGGACCAATGAAAAACAAAAAAAATAGATTAGTATTAGGATTATTTGAAGAAGATGTATTTAAGTTGTTTGAAATTATTGCTCAAGCAAAGCAAAATGATCGTAAAATAGCAATTTATGGTAAAACTATAGCAAAAATTATAGAAGCTAAAACAGTTCAAGAAAGTTTACAACTTTATGAAAAGGATATAATCACAACTGAGGAATTTATGAATTCAACAGATGGAGTTTTAGTAATTACTGGTGCAGGTGATTTATTGTATTCAAGACTTGCTAAAATTGCAGCAGGAAACGATGAAGTTGTTGAATTTACAGAAAATGACACAATCATTCTTGCAACCCCACCGTCTGCTGGTGTTGAAAAAAGACATGCAGAAATATTAGATGAATTGGCTAGAACAAATGCACATCTAATTGCATTATCAGATAAAAACATTTGAACCATGAGAGCTAGTTATGAAGATATAAAACTAATGACTAGAATTATGAAACCCAAATCATTCATTCCTGTTAAAGGCTTGTACAAGGATTTCTTATCAGCTGAAAAAGCTGCTATTGAAGCAGGTGTAAAATCTGAAAATATAGAATTAGTAAAGAATGGCCAAGTTCTAAAGGTATTTCCTGATGGTAAGTTAGTAGTTTCAAACCAAAAAATAAAAACCGCAGATATATTTGTTGATGGAATTGGAGCAGGGGATATAGGTGCTATTGTTTTAAATGAACGTAAACAATTAGCAACAGATGGAGCTGTAATAATTGGTGCTAATTTAAATGATAAAACTAAAGAATTATGTTCTCTTATAGACATACAAATGCGTGGTGTTGTTTATATAGTTGACGATAACCCTATATTTAAATTAATGCAAAAACAAATTGTAGATTTAATAACAAGAGCAAAAGATGATTGAAAATTAAAACCTGAAAGTTTTGATATAAATCAAATAAAAAAAGATATTGTATCGAAAGTAAGATCTATAATTAAACAAGAAACTGGTAAGCAACCAATTGTTCTTGTTATTGTTAATGAACTTTCTGGAATAAATTACGAACCAAAAATTAGACAAAAAAGTAACCAATAA